Genomic DNA from Alicyclobacillus fastidiosus:
GAGAACCTTGCCACTTGGATCTTCCTGCTTAAACCCTTGTTGGAATCCGGCGATATAGTTGTTGACCGGAGGTGCCGATTGCCCGCCGATAACACCGACAATATTTTGCTTGTTTAGATTCGAAAGTGTATTTCCTTTCTCCAGTAAGCCAGCCATAGCTCCTGCGAGATACCCTGCGTCTTGAGAGTCAAAGACCGCTGATGTAACGTTAGGACGATCCGTAATCGTATCATCGATAATCATAAAATGCGTCTTCGGGTATTGTTGCGCAACTTGTTCCACTGCGTCATGCATCAGATAGCCTACTGCTATTACCAAGCTATATCCCTGGCTTGCATACTTGCTTAGGTTTGGGACGTAGTCAGATTCAGATTGCGACTGCACAACACTCGATTGAATCCCGAGTTTTTGTTGCGCAGTTGTAACACCTACATACGCTAGATGATTGAATCCGTTATCGTTGAGCCCACCCGTATCTGTTACGAGCCCTACTTTTACTGTATTTGCAGTTGTGGATGCATTCCCAACGGAATTAACACCCGATGTATTACCGGAATGCGTTGTGCTATTCGTGCCGCATCCAACAACTAAACTCATGACTGCTAATGCAGATGCTACAGTTACGGTGATCTTTTTCAAATTGAACCCCCCAAAAATAAAAAACCTCGACACCGACAATTGGCAGCGTTTAGCTTCACCAACGAGGAGCCGAGGATTACATGGGCAATATGTATGAACGCTGGATGCAGCACGACAGTGCGAACATCCCCCTGTATTATCCATAACTTCCTCGTAGTCAAGCGATTTCGGTCACTTGGTAGAGACTGCCGAGCCAATCCTCAGCGTTATACGAGATGTTTGAAATTCGTCGTCATTCTACAATTTTCGACATGAAACGTCAATGCGTTAAAGCATTAACATATAAATGCAAACATTCGTTGATCGTGATTGGAGACCTGTTTAGCGTCAACCATTGTATCCAGGTGTTGGGCTAACGCAAAGGCGTATGAGGAAATTCATTGCCAATACGATGCCCCAACAAAAGCAGGCAGCATAAGCCGAGTGCGCTAGTGAGTTCTGTAGTCGCTGTCTGTTCATGGGGTTTAAAGCAACACCTCCTATGGGGTTAATGACCCCTTTCGTGCAATAAGGGGGCGTCTTCCAAAAACAGGTGGTGGGCTCGGTACGGTACCCGTTATAAGCCTAGGGTATAATTTTTAGTCGCTACCTTTCAGTTAAAAAGCACGGTTAAATTTCGCCAAAAGTTCGCCAAACATCTCCCGTTCCTGTGCGGTCCAATCCTTAAAAACCTCGTCAATGAGTGTTCGCCGCAGCTCTCTGTCATGATTTAGTGCTTTTTCCCCTAAGGCTGTGATCTGTAGAGAGAAGGCCCTTCCATCGACTGGATCTGGCACCCTTTTCACATACCCCTTTTGTGCCAGCGCCGCCGATTGTCGACTGGTTGTGGATACGTTCAAACCAAATTCCTCTGCCAGGGCCTTTACACCTGTCGGCCCGTGCGTGACAATATGTTGTAACAAAAGATAACCAGAGCGGTCAAGGTAGCAACCAGTTTTGTATGTGGTCGATGTAACATGGCGGACCAGGGTAGACAGCTCAAGTATGATCTTTTCATTAGAGTTTTTTTCCATTCCTTTATGACCTCACCCTACAAATTTCATGGCAAAACCACGTTCATTTGGTGTTCCTTCGGATATAGGATAGCACATTAGCTTTTCCCACCTAGTTGACACTAAACATATGTAGTTGCATAATGCAGTTATGTGATTGCATTATGCAACTACATACACCTTGCTGTCTAATCACTAGATAAAAGTGCATGCATTGTATCAGTGGACTACTGCCAAAGGATAGGATCATCATTCCTGTTTCAAACAGTGAATTCGGCACGTGTCGACGCAATTTTTACAGGGGGTGGAGGATATTATATGGATCCCGTGTCTAAATCTTCAAAGATAGGTGTGTCAACCGCTGAGTCAAGCTTGTTGCGGCAACCAAAAGCAGTTTGAGCTGTATTTTTTGCTTCAATTATCGCCTTTATGGGCCTAGGACTTGTCGATCCTATTTTAACTTTGATCGCCAAAAACCTTCACGCCACCCAGAGTCAGGTCACCCTACTGTTCACCAGCTACAATGCAGTAATGGCGGTAGCTGCGCTTATCACGGGTGCTATCTCATCCCGCATCGGAGCCAAATGGACGCTGGTATGCGGCGTCGTGGTTATTGCAGTGTTTTCTGCCCTTGGTGGACTGTCGAACAATATTTGGGCAATAGTTGGCTGGCGCGCTGGTTGGGGCTTGGGTAATGCACTTTTTGTGGCAACAGCACTCGTCGCTATCGTTTCACTGTCAAAGGGCGGAAATGCCAAAGCGATTATTTTGTATGAAGCGGCGATTGGCCTCGGTATATCCGTGGGTCCTCTTCTGGGAGGCTGGCTCGGCGGTTTCTCGTGGAGAGGTCCATTTTTGGGTGTTGCCGTGTTAATGGTTGTTGCCTTTTTTGCGGTGCTCATGTTAATTCCATCATTTAAGGCCCAGGCCGCTTCCAAACAAGTGACTTCATTTGCCGATCCATTTCGTGCTATGAGACATCGTTCTCTTGTTGTATTTGGAATTGGAGCAGCGCCCTATAATTTCGGATTCTTCACTGTTTTGGCCTATGCACCTTTTGTCATGGGTTTGGGTGTGCATGCGATGGGATTTGTATTTCTTGCATGGGGAATCCTGTTGGCCATTACCTCCGTATTCATGGCCCCGAAGCTCCAGAAATGGATGGGTACCGTCAAAGCCATGTGTCTCATGTTCACGCTGTTCACCGTTTTACTTCTCATCATTGGCATTTGGACGAACATCCATTGGGTGCCAATCGTTGCTGTCATTTTGAGCGGAGCCGTAATGGGGAACAATAATACATTAGTTACGACTGCAGTCATGAATGCTGCACCCGTTGAACGCTCTACTGCGTCGGCCGCATATAATTTCCTTCGGTTCTTGGGCGCAGCCGTGGCGCCATATTTAGCTGGTAAGCTCGCAGAATGGTTTAATCCTCACATCCCATTTCTCATCGCAGCTGTGTTCGTCATTCTGGCAGCGGTGAACATCGGCTTGAATCATCATCACGTCAAGCATGTGGATTACGTATCACACAGTCACTAATGATTACGGACCTTCCATACAAGGTTGAAGAAAATTTATTGCGCGACCAGCGCCCGGCTAAGCTGGGCGCTTTATAGGTTAAAGAGGTGGTATGATTACACGCATAAAAATACCAAATTCGGACTGTTGCGTTTGTTCGTCATGGAAGCACCCACTTTGTACAAGTACCGAATTAAGCTTAATCGTTTCAAAGTCATCTCATTTATAGGGTATCTCCGCCCTCTAGTTAAACATTTGCAAAAGTAATACCGTGGGCTGTAAGTTAGTATTGCAGCATGTCTTATAACATCCCACGAAGACTAGTCTTGCACAACTCTGCCCCTGAGCGACATTACAGCCGCTGTCATTGTACTGAATATCCATGCACCAATCGATGAATACCTGCGTTCAATTTTCGTCCCTTTAGGACACAAAATCGACAGATTCAACGTGTTTGCAAGAGCGATACGCGGTATGGATGCAACTCTGAACTCATGATTCCTTCATGAATAGATGGATCGTTTTTCATAATGTTACGAGCCGTCTCCATTGATTCAGCTTGAATAACGACAATTCCAAACGCCCCATCTAAACAAGGGCCCGCGAGGATAAGTTTTTTCTCAGATAAAAGTCCCGCGAGGTATTCAAAATGGTTGTCCATGATCTCTTTTTCTTTTTGTGTCATACTTTCAATAAAATTCTCTCGCGTTGGTCTTATAAGATACACAAACTCTTCCACGATAATAGTCACCTCTCCGATGTGTCTAGTGTAAAACATCCCATCGCACACCGATTATAAATAACACAAGAACTGAAATGACAAAACCTAATCCAAGGGCGGCACTAATTTTGAGGACTGTAGAATTAAGGTGCTCAAGAATCGATCCTTAACCGTCCTGCATGACTTATTTTTATATCTACTTTAACGTCTCTAAGCATACCTTTATCTACAGAGGATAAGTGATTCTTTTGGAAGGTTTCCTTCCACATTTGATTATGTTTGCGATACAGAGCATTTTCCAAATGAAGTACGTCTGCTCCCTCCTTCACACCACGTAAAAAAGTGGACATGATCTCCTCTCTAATTTCTTGATCAACCAGTTCACTCACGTTGTTGCCTGAGTATTGATCGGCCACAACTGTCGCCTTTCCTTTTACACGGACATCGAATACAGGATTTCCGTTTTGCATGTGTGCTTCGATGGTTGGTTTCACATACCACACCGCTACTTCCATTGCAGGCTTCCTTTGGTTAGTCCGCACTAGGAGAATTGAACGTTTGGTATTGGGCGTGACCCACCGATAACCCGACAGGTCTCGAGCTGACAGCCAATTTCGATATTGCCGATGCTGAAATAGGAACGCGCCGTTTATATAGGGCTGAGGATGAGGCTTCTCTCCCTCCATCCAGTCGTTGGTCAAAGACAAGCAAGGAAGAATGACGGTATTCGCGGTGTCACGATATTGCATGTTAAAATCCCGTACCTCCAACGGTGGAATGTAAGTGTGCTGCTTCGCTATCGATTCGGGGCTGTGTTCAATCATGGTTAAGGGAGCCAAATTGAACAACGGTGTTGCACTTAAAATCGCCGTTAAATCATCCTTTGTTCCAAACATGGAAGCAGTTGTCCTGAAGTCAGGGTATCGGCCTAAATAATCCAATATGCCGTTCAATCCATGCTCGATTGCTCTGTCGGTCAAAATAACCGAGCTCACATGGCTCAAAACATATGGCTGGGGAGAAATTGTGAGGATATCGCGTAAAGCATCTACCATCGTTGGTCCAGTCCCCGTTGCTATCCAAATCGGTATCTTTTCACTTGCCTTTCCCTGCTCGGTTTTTGCCACCTGCGAAAAATCCATAAATTGCAGATATGCAGTGTATTTGTTGTCCCGGTAATCAGCCCCTATTGCAACAGCGTAGTATGTGTCTTGCATGACCCTTTGATCCCAGCACCCAGTCGTGAGGAACACGCAACAAATTATCAACAAACATAACATTAGTTTTGATTTCAACGACTTCTCCCCCTCCGAAACCACGACTTTGACTGGGTAATCAGGCTTGGTTTGTCATCGTCATAGGTTGATGGTTTCGAAAGCATTGCTGAGATCAATTCACGGATATTTATCGGAGCAAAAGGGGTTAGATATGGAACTCCAAATGACTCAAGACTTGTAAGATAAATACATAATCCGAAGGCGGAGAGAAAGAACCCAAAAAGACCAAATATGGATGAAAATATCATGATCAAAAATTTCGTTATGGTCACGGAATTCGTTAAGGATGGATTGATGAGGGTGAAACTTGCTACTGCTGAGACGGCCGTGACCACGAGCATACTTGGTGATGTCAGACCTGCGCGAATGGCGGCGTCTCCGACCATAAGACCGCCTACCACTGCCACCGTTTGTCCTACCGCTTTGGGCAATCTCAGCCCAGCTTCTCGGAACAATTCAAACATAAATTGCATTAAAAACGTCTCAAAGGTGTCGGAATACGGAATACCGTACCTCCCCATTGCCACGGTTGCTAAAAACAACATCGGCAGTTGCTCAGGATGAAATGAGGTAATCGCGATCCAGAAACCAGGTAGAAGTAGGGCGATCACAATGCCTGCAAATCGAACTGCGCGTTGACATGCGGAGATGAAAAACGGAAAATAAGAATCTTCCGCTGACTTGAACAACTCCGTTAGGCTGACCGGTGCTATGATAGCTGTAGGCATGCCATCCATTAGTATCACGAAGCGACTATTTAACAAGCTCCCTACTGCTAAATCTGGTCGTTGCGTTGAATCAATGAGGGGAAAGAGGCTGAAGGTGCGGTCTGAAATCGCTTCTTCCACCATGGCAAGCGTGGGTGCCTCTCTGTCGATTTTTTGCACCCTCGTACGGACTTCCTCAATGATCTCCGGTTTCGCTAGGTCTTTCAAATAGAGCAGCCCAAGTTTCGTTCGTGATCGCGTTCCAATTTCAAACACCTCGTAACACAACGTGTTTGTCGGTAAACGTTTACGAAGCAGCCCTACATTTGTCCGCAAATCTTCCGTAAAGGAATCTTTTGCCCCCTTGACGGTGACCTCCATAGTGGATTCTTCAGGTTTACGATTTGGCGGATTTGCAATGTCCAACGTGAAAAGTGCCTTATCACTGTCAAGATAAAGCAATAGTTGTCCACGAAAGACCTCTTTCACCACTTGTGATGAGCTGGAATCATGCAACGGTGTGATGTTTAGTAAATTACTGTGTTCAAGCTGCGAAGACAGAGATGGCTTTCGTTTCCAAGCCATCTGCTCCAGTGAGGGAAGCACAAATTGGTTGATATCCTTACGGTCCACCAACACTGAACAGTAAGCCATAGTTACCGTATATCTTGCACGGGGTTCACCAAATGTATAGGTTTTAATCGTTATATCCGCACACCCATCAAACAATTCCTCAAGTGTCAGAGTTGTCATCCTTTTCATGACTGTTCCTCCAGTCTCCGTTGAAACAGCGACAACAGGAAGAGACAAATGGTAACTCCACCAAGGATACAGAAGATCAACACGCTGTAATATGTGGTCATCAGACGGAAAATAGCCACGTCGCTGACCGGCAGCATTAGCCAAATCACTAATAAAAGAAACAAAAATGCTAAGAAAATTCTCCTTCTTTTTAGCGTTTGAATCATAAATAGGTCCATTGTAAAAAAGCTAAGCAATGATATCCGTATGAAAGAACCAGACAGCCACTGAAATATTGAGAGAAAATCCATGTGTTCAATATATTTCCCAATCTGGACAATGCGCCACTGTTCAAACGGTGGGTATCTTTGACTCATCGCTTCTTGTAGACCAAACGCTGAAATGGCTCCCGTGAGGGGACCCATGGTAATCACCATAATCACCAGG
This window encodes:
- a CDS encoding spore germination protein, whose protein sequence is MKRMTTLTLEELFDGCADITIKTYTFGEPRARYTVTMAYCSVLVDRKDINQFVLPSLEQMAWKRKPSLSSQLEHSNLLNITPLHDSSSSQVVKEVFRGQLLLYLDSDKALFTLDIANPPNRKPEESTMEVTVKGAKDSFTEDLRTNVGLLRKRLPTNTLCYEVFEIGTRSRTKLGLLYLKDLAKPEIIEEVRTRVQKIDREAPTLAMVEEAISDRTFSLFPLIDSTQRPDLAVGSLLNSRFVILMDGMPTAIIAPVSLTELFKSAEDSYFPFFISACQRAVRFAGIVIALLLPGFWIAITSFHPEQLPMLFLATVAMGRYGIPYSDTFETFLMQFMFELFREAGLRLPKAVGQTVAVVGGLMVGDAAIRAGLTSPSMLVVTAVSAVASFTLINPSLTNSVTITKFLIMIFSSIFGLFGFFLSAFGLCIYLTSLESFGVPYLTPFAPINIRELISAMLSKPSTYDDDKPSLITQSKSWFRRGRSR
- a CDS encoding Ger(x)C family spore germination protein, giving the protein MLCLLIICCVFLTTGCWDQRVMQDTYYAVAIGADYRDNKYTAYLQFMDFSQVAKTEQGKASEKIPIWIATGTGPTMVDALRDILTISPQPYVLSHVSSVILTDRAIEHGLNGILDYLGRYPDFRTTASMFGTKDDLTAILSATPLFNLAPLTMIEHSPESIAKQHTYIPPLEVRDFNMQYRDTANTVILPCLSLTNDWMEGEKPHPQPYINGAFLFQHRQYRNWLSARDLSGYRWVTPNTKRSILLVRTNQRKPAMEVAVWYVKPTIEAHMQNGNPVFDVRVKGKATVVADQYSGNNVSELVDQEIREEIMSTFLRGVKEGADVLHLENALYRKHNQMWKETFQKNHLSSVDKGMLRDVKVDIKISHAGRLRIDS
- a CDS encoding BMP family ABC transporter substrate-binding protein; its protein translation is MKKITVTVASALAVMSLVVGCGTNSTTHSGNTSGVNSVGNASTTANTVKVGLVTDTGGLNDNGFNHLAYVGVTTAQQKLGIQSSVVQSQSESDYVPNLSKYASQGYSLVIAVGYLMHDAVEQVAQQYPKTHFMIIDDTITDRPNVTSAVFDSQDAGYLAGAMAGLLEKGNTLSNLNKQNIVGVIGGQSAPPVNNYIAGFQQGFKQEDPSGKVLLSYTNSFTDQSLGSQYAQNQLSQGADIIFPVAGGCGQGAISAVKAANKYAIGVDTNQSYLAPQNIITSATKGVDTSVFDVIQSVKNNTFKSGVQTFGLKGNGVGITPAMKGVPQSVVNEVNQLKQNIVSGKIQVSTKVQ
- a CDS encoding MarR family transcriptional regulator, which encodes MEKNSNEKIILELSTLVRHVTSTTYKTGCYLDRSGYLLLQHIVTHGPTGVKALAEEFGLNVSTTSRQSAALAQKGYVKRVPDPVDGRAFSLQITALGEKALNHDRELRRTLIDEVFKDWTAQEREMFGELLAKFNRAF
- a CDS encoding YciI family protein; this encodes MEEFVYLIRPTRENFIESMTQKEKEIMDNHFEYLAGLLSEKKLILAGPCLDGAFGIVVIQAESMETARNIMKNDPSIHEGIMSSELHPYRVSLLQTR